CAGGCTTCTACTTCCTTGTCCCTCCTGGTCCCGGGGAGCCCAGAGACAGAGACGTTTCCAAATAGAGGTGAAGAGCCAGGAGAGGTGCAGCCTACCTGAGGGCAAGCACTGGGGCTGGTCCTAGCAGGGGACGGCAGAGTCTTCAGCAGCAGAAGTCACAGCCAGATGCCCCAGTGCCGTCTCCCAGCCGTGTGATGCTCTCCCCAGTGCCCGGTGCTGTACTCTGATAAAGGCTCCGGGCAGTCACATGAGACAAGGAAGGAGGAAACAACAGCCTTCATTTCACTTTCACTCTGACTGCTCATTTGGGGCCTTGATTACAACTGgaagctggctccccactgcccagccagcttaGAAACCCAAATGGTTTTTCTCTCTTGTGGCCTAAAAGCAGCCAAAGATTTAAAGACAGGATATTTTTCAAAGAAGGGATGGGTGCAaaacagcccctgctgctccccccacccatctCTGGGTGTGAGGTTTTGACCACACTGAGAGTAACACCTAGAAACCTCAGCTGAAATCTGGGCCTGAGTGCGCATGGTGCTCTATGTGGGCCACGCAGACGGCCTGGCTGCAGAAACGAGGCACGCTGCTCAGGGAACAAAGGCGCTGAGAGACAAAGGTGACAGAGCAAGTCAGTGACAGGCAGGGAGAAAACCGAGGTGCCCGACTGCCGGTGCCCCTGTACTGCTGCTCAAGTACAAATGGGACTTTTTCTATGTTGGcatctggagggtagggctaggatgcagagtgacctagacaaattggaggattgggccaaaagaaatctcatgcggttcaacaaggacaagggcaaagtcctgcacttaggacggaagaagcccatgcaccagtacaggctgggggctgactgcctgggctccagctctgcagagaaggacgtGGGGGTGACATtggacaatcagctgaatatgagccagcagggtgcccttgttaccaagaaggccaatggcaccctgggctgcgttggtagatatgttgccagtaggtcaaaggaagggattcttcccctgtatttggcactggggaggccacatctggagtcctgtgtccagttatgggccccccactacagaaaggatgtggacaaattagagagtcctgtggagggcgacaaaaatggtttgggggctgggggacaggacgtgtgaggagaggctgagggaactgggctgatttagtctagaTAGGGGGAAACTAAgaggggatttagtagcagccttcagctacctgaacgaaggttcgaaagaggatggaaccggactgttctcagtgggggcacgaacaaggagcaactgtctcaagttgcagcaaggcaagctgAGGTTAGATATTTGGCTGACTTTTCTCATGAgtagggtggtaaaacactggaataggttacccagagaggtgctggagtctccatcctcggaggttttcaagaccaggatagacaaagccttggctgggatgatctagtcagggatggtcctgctttgagcaggggttggactagatgcgaactccaaaggtcccttccaaccttcactTTCTATAGTTCTCTGAtctgcttccctccccaacccacaGGTTTGGTGGGACCTCACAGGGAGATGCTAAAAATGTCCCAGAGGTGAACATCATCATTAGCATATGTTATAGGGAAATGGGCCTGTCTGGGAGCTCAAGAGGGATTCAGTAATCCTGGGTGTTTTTATTTAGATATATCAATTGATCTCTCTCTgtcggtctctctctctctctttctctcttgaaaGAACATTACTTTACCAGCTGCCCTAGAAAACACACACCCCAGAACAAAATATTTCCTCTTTCTTATagttggtagggctggaagggacctgagcagatcatcaagtccggccccctgccatggcaggaaaggatgctggggtcaaacgaccctggcaaggtgattatctagcctcattttgaagacccccagggtaggagcgagcaccacttcccttggaagttggttccagctcctaacCACCCTGAcactgaagtagcgcctcctgatgtctagcctgaacctactctcaatcaacttgtggccgttattccgtgttactcctggtagtgcttgggggaacagggactctctcgtTCCCCACAGGTCCCCCGGGTAattttatagacggccaccagatcccttctcaggcttctcttgtggaggctgaacagttcaggtcccgtagcctctcctcgtagggcctgccttgctgccccctgaccatgcaagtggccctcctctgcaccctctcaatgctggccacatccctcctgaagtgcggcgcccagaactggatgctgtactccaactgcagcctgaccaatgttgcatagagggggaggatcacctccttggccctgcttgagatgcatctgtggatgcatgcaaggtatggttggccttcctgaccgcgtccccacactgtcggcccatattcatcttggaatcaataatgactccaagatccttctctgcctctgcactgacgtgtagggagttccccagcctgtaggtctgctgctggttcttccctcccaggtgcagcaccttgcacttgtcagcattgaatcccatcctgttctcatctgcccacccctgtaacctgtccagatgtagttgtagcctgtccctcccttctagtgtgcccacctctcgccacatcttagcgtcatccgcgaatttgaacaaggtgcttttcacctcctcgtccaagtcgctgataaggatgttgaatagtacaggcccgaggaccgagccctgggggaccccactgcctacatccctccaggtcaaaaatgacccgtccaccaccgctctctgggtgcggccctccagccaatttgcgacccatctgactgtgtaggcatcaacgccacagtcgcctaattttctaatgagaatggagtgagagactgtgtcaaaggccttcctaaagtacagaaagactatgtccaccatgacacctgcgtctaaggtttttgtgacctggtcataaaagacaaCAAGGTTGGTccgacaggacctgcctctaatgaacccgtgttggttgcccctaagcatgatctcccttgctggtccCTCACGGAAGGGCTCCtgcataattttctcaaagagcttccccaagaccgaggtaagactaacgggcctatagttacctgggtcctccttcctccccttcctcctcttgtttCCAGTTTTAAAAATCCCCTCTTGTTCTTTACCCTTGGAAAAAAACAAGTCCTAAACCACCGTTTCAGGAAGAGAAACCAAAATACTTTCTCCCCCAAATCCCATGCCAGGTGCTTTTGAAACAGGTTTTCCTCCGAAAGCCTCTATCCACTCCGATTCTCCCCCACGTGAGCTCACCCAAATCATTTTatactgaacaaggagcaatggtctccagttgcagcaagggtagtttaggttaaatattaattagaattttctcactaggaaggaagtaaagcactggaacaggttacccagacaggtggtggagtgtcaatccttgaaggtttttaagacacaggcttgacaaagccttggctaggatgatccagttggggctggtcctgctttgagcaggggttggactagatgtgacgtTCTGGggcctcttccaaccctcattttctatgagtcaaTGATACTTTCAAAccacaccccccccatgccccaccccacatatGCATATTTGGAGGGCAAAATTTACAACTTCCCATCCCAAAAGTCTTGTCCCACTCTGAGACTCCAGGCAGATCCCAGAGGCCCTCACCGCTCACCTCTCACTTCTACTGGATGCTCTATTGGCATACACTTCAGTTTCTATCTTACTGAGGAACTGAAGCATGAGCTGCTGATGCAGCTCCAGATGATCCACTATTTCTTCAGTTCTAGtacagcagctccccacagcttcAGCCAAGAGCACTGTGCCCTGGACGAGATGTTGTACAAACACGTAAGAAGACGTCGCCTCTCAAAGAAGTTACAGCCCAGGGTCTCAATCTCCTGGCATGAAAGTGATTGAATATAACGCGCTACGGACAAAAGCGGGGAGGGAGGAAATGGATGAAAAGAGCAAGGACCGGTGGGCCCATGGGCTGACTGTATGAGCAGTCCAGTCACCTGCTGTGACCAGAAAGAGGAACCAGGGAGCGGGGGCCTCTCCCACTACAAGAGATTGTAGAACACATCCGGCACCTGTTTTTCTTCCCAGATGGCTCTTAACTCCTGTTCAATCATCAGCTGGGGGCGGGAGGCGCTGTTGCCTGTTGGGGGACACAcctatgtggggcagggggcttctcTCTGCACAGGCTGGGCCCTGCTCCAACCCTCTCCCACTTTGTCACCAGCCATTCTGGGAGCCATCCAGGCCGTAGCCCATGGGTACGGCAGACTTGGGGCTTGAGCCTCAGCTTCAGGGAGGCCTGTTCATGCTGCCTGTCCCGTGCAAAGGGGTCACATTATGAAAGGTCTCCTGAAGGCAGCGTAGCAGGGACACTGAGCAGGAGGGGACCTGGGTTAGCCCAAGGACAAGGTTGGCACAAGAAAAAAGGGGCAAACGCAGGCCCTGAGCCTGGAGCctcgcagcaggggcaggtgggtgagCAGCCTAGACACCTCCCCCATGAAACGGGCTCAGCTTGCTCTGGAGGAGACAACATGACTGCAGGGGGGTGGATGCACTGGTTGCGGGGTGTCCCTTCTGGTCCTGGTTTCCTCAGAGCGACATCACCTGACCTTGACACTGATTCCTGCTCCCCTAAAGATCACGTCCCCAAAAGCTGAATCCAAAATCACCTGGGATGCAGGACCCAGTGTGTGCACTGGAAGCTTTATTGCAGAAcatcagcagtggctggagatgcaCAGAGCCCCTCCCTGGCACAGCCATgtcagaggtggctcctgcctcttCCACGAAAGGGCTGGAATAGCCTCTGTCCTGAGCCCATCCTAGGCTCAAAGCCAAGTACAAACACTGACAAATTCTACCTCCAAACCCCTGGAGTTGTAGTGGAGAGCAAGATATAGCACCCTAAATATTGacaaacccagcccagcccagccctacttATTTTTCATCTCTCCTGTGCAGTCCAGATCCAGCAGGCAGAGGTAACAGGAGGGTCTTGTTCTTCAAGTCAGGGACAGTGCTTTTCATGACAGGAAACAGATTAAAGCTTCAAGCCAAAGGTACATAATTTAAACAAGCTGCATTTGAAGAGTCTATCTTGAAGAAGACAGCATTTCTATATTTTGGGATAGGTGCCATAGCTGGCAATGCCACAGTGGTTTCCATGGTTCCTCAACATGCGAATGTAGCCTTTGTCACCAAAGTTGACACCCCAGCTTTTGGAAGGAGAAACAGCAGGATCAGGTAGAAGCAAAATAAACCCTGTTTGTCATAAACATGGTTCCCCAAACACACGTTCCTTATGCGCTTAACAGAGGCTGAATGAACATCCATTGGTGCAGTCACACGCACACACCACTCCTCTGCATCAGCATGGAAAACATGTCCTTCAGCCACAGGTACCCAGAAACCAACTGATCCGTTCAAGCTACATTCAACCTGATTCCCAGATCTCTCTCTCGATAATATGTTCCCCCCGTGGCCTCTTTTAGTTATTTTTCAGCCACTGCACCAAATGTGTTTTACAGGGGCAGGAGAATGCTGGAAGACAGACATGAATAATCCACACAGACCAAAAGACACCGTTGCCTCCTAAAAATAAGGAAACTAGAGGGCATCTGCTGAAATTAGTAGTGGACGGGTTTAAAACTAACTTTTTGATCCAACACGTAGTTAACTTATGGAATTCATTGTCATTGGAGGGGGtggaagcagagagcacagccaggtTCAGCAAGGGACAGGATAAACTCATGGATACTTTCATGGCTGGAGATGTTTCTTCTCACCCAGTAAATGGTGGCTGCCTATAGCATCCATTGCAACCACTGTCGCAGAAATAGGCTTAACAGTAGATGGACCGCAGGGCTACACGCACTACTGCTCTGCCCCAGTTTGGCAATTCTCCGGTTTATCTGAACAGCCAGAGCCAGAGATGGATTATTAATGAGATTAGGGAAAAAATGGTTCAGTGACAGACTCTCATTACCTGTTCTTCACAAGCCAGTAGTCGTGTCCATTGAGTGTGCCATAGCCGACCACAAGGACGGCATGATTCACATTCTGGGTGCACTTTGGATCATAATAGACACCTGCAAATAAGGAGTTGAGGAatttatggaagaaaaaaaacagtagTAGTTTCTCCCTTACCCAACCCGCCCAGCCTGACCAGAAGCACCATTCTCTGCCCCATCAccatagccccctgccctggtccctaGCAGGCTCAGAAGCAAATTTACCCTCAGGACAGTTCCTGCCCCCCTTGCTAGGGCTGCCACCTTGGCTAGTGGGATGGGCACCAGAGAAAACTCACCCAGTTCACTCACCCAAGTGCTGTTGGAGAGAAATGACAGCCAAACAGCAAAGCTGAGCCTGAGTCTCAGCAGCAAAAGGCTCCaccatccccccagcccccaccctgcagtaTCCTGACTCCCATAACATGGGGCATGGATCCCCTCTGCTGTGGGCTGCTCATGTGGCCACATTAAAAGCCCCAGAGTTATTCAGGGGAGAACTCCCTCAGCACAGAACCAGGTAAgatccaccccaccccagctgaagGCTGCCatcccctgccatctcccccaaCATGGCCCCCAGAGCAAACTGCCCTTTCCGACTCTCAGGGTTTTTACTTTGTGcttattcagagagattaaaacagaaaagggaccagaaaagaagaaaagtctCTCTAGGAAGAGCATAGGTGTGGGTGGCCTTGACACCATGCTGCAGCCTTTCTGGGAATgaaatggcagctgctgcctttttacatttaaaagacACAAGTCAAAGAAACCCAAACATGCCATTTCAATGCCGTGGGTGGCACTGAGCTCCAGGGGTAGAGAACGCACCTGATTTGTAAAAGTAGAATGAAGGCAGTCTCGCATCTATGATGACTGAGACGGGGCCAATGTTGGCAACGGCATCCTTCAGGGCTGCTTCATCGCCATGTGGGAGATCAAAGTACCTGGAACAGGTGGCGGCACGCGTGGCTGTGTCGTAGTGGCACGTCCCATTCTGCAGTGGTAAGGAACAGATGCAAGGAGGGCACCTTGGTGCTCCCAACCACCCACCCTAATCACCACCCTCTTCCTCTGCAAGGAGAGGATTGCAGGGGTCCCATCCTGCCTTTAAACATCCACCGCTAGTCTCTGCTTGACCCATGCCGGCACAGGGCCGGGCCCCACCTGGGCAGTGTAGGGGTAGGCGCTGTCCGAATCGATGCCGTTGTTGTCAATGATATACCGGAAGGCGTTTGTCATATACCCACCAGCGCAGCCATAATTCCCGTACGTGGTGGTGCAGTCGACCAGGTTCTGAGTGCTCAAAGACACCAGCTTCCCAGTCTTCAGCTTCAGTTGAGCTTCCAGGGCCCCAACGGCACTGAAGGCCCAGCAGGAGCCGCATCGCCCCTGGGAAACCCAAGAGACATGCTCAGGATGGGGCATTCGTAGTGTGACAGAACCATACAGCAACCATTGCCCCTGGCTGAAGCCTTTGCAGCAGCCATGTGGCTCCAGccgtgggtgctgctgctgtgagcatcATCAATGGCCTGAGAATCTGCAACCTCAAGCCCACATCAGGAAAGAAGCACGGGATCCACCTACCTGGTTCTTCACATCTGTGACACAGCCTTTGTCCCGCCAGTCCACGGCATCTGGCAGGTGGCTGCCCGGTGCCGGGCGGTAGGTGGCGTTCCGGTGTGGCTGGGGAGGAACTCTGGCTCCCGTCAACAAAGCAGCCACCTCCTCGCTGGTCTGGGGGAGAGAACGCATGTGGGAACACACCCAGCCACGTGAACACTCCTGTGTGATCACCTCCtccatgcatgtgcatacacgcATCAACATGAGCACATACGTACACAGGAAGACGCCCCCACATATACACGCAGATACATGTGAACACCCCCCACATACGCATGGACACACAACCTCACATACAGACATGTACACCCATAAACACAAGAACACCCCCcccatgtgtacacatgcacatgtttacatgcacacacagacctgGGAACACATGTATACCCTACCCTTCAGAAGGACAGACCCTTTGCTGCACAGACTGACACTGGACATTGGAGCAATTTGGGTACAGACTCAGTGAGGCTGGACCCCAAAGGAGTTCTTACCCCCCTACGGGGGCACCTGCCCTTGTGGGTCcaactccctcccagccccagctgccagagtcATGGGATCTCAGAAACACTGGAGCCATTCCTTCCATTGGATGCATTTTTCTTGGCCCTGAAAAAAGGGCCTTTGACACATCAAAATCCAGGAGCCATCAGGACACAGAGGTGGAAATCTCTCTCCATGCCCGGACCCATGCGACCCACCGCCCCAACGCAGTCACACTCTAGGCCAACTggaccccaggggctgggggttaCTCCTCACACGCCTGGGGCTTGGACGTGGCACCTACCATGTCCCCCAGGTGGTTCATGCCCAGCTCATAGGAGTGCATTCCCAGCGAGTGCTCCAAATTGTGCAGTGTCACAAGCCGCAGGTTCTGCTCCCAGGTTGCGCGCCgggcctcttcctcctcctgcaatCAGAGCCCATCACGCATCCGCCCAGAGGAAGCCCTGCCCATAACCACGCTCTGCAGTGGCTTTACTCCCCAAAAGGAGCTGGGAGGCCTGGCTCTCACAGGCCTCACTCAAGCTAGTTTTCCTGGGAAATCAATTGCTGCCTTAACACAGGGCCTGTCACCACCCTTGAAATACAGGCACTTCTGGGCAGTGCGGTGCAGGTGTGGAACAGCACATGGCAACGCCTTGCCACAAGAGtgctgaggtgtgtgtgtgtgtgtgtgtgtgtgtgtgtgtgtgtgtgtgtgtgtgtgtgtgtgtgtgtgtgtgtggtggggagggggtggcagggtcACACCTTAGGGTCAGCCCATGCCCATCCCCAGTCCGGGGCAAGACGGTCCCTGCCACACTGTGTCCCCCCACCCTACCTGATGCCGGTACTGCTTGTCATACGCCTTCTTCCACAGCTCCCAGTGCACATCCAGTGTTGGGTCCGGCTGCCCCTGAGCCACCACAATGGAGGCCAGGAGGAGGCAAGGCAGCAGCATCATCCTGCTTGTGGGATGGAGGAGGATGCAGGTGAGAGGGGCCTGCCTAgctccccattcccaccccaACTGGCACTTAGAGGCCGAGATTCCTGCCCCCGATTGTGAAACGTGGCTTGCGCAAGCCAGCAAGCTCCTCTGGGCAAAAGCAGAGATTGAGCTCCGTGAGGCCAACCCCAGTCCCAAAGGGGAACTGGAAACGGAGGGGTTGGGGTTATGGTGCGTCTCTAGTGGAGGTTCCACTCCTCCGTCGTCCCTGGGCACAAGGCTCCGATGCCTGATACAAAGGGGATAGATCGGGGGGGAGACAGCTGGGAGTGTCCTCAGCTGGGGTCGGGGGTGATGCCAGCAGCGTGAAATCGGCCAGCGCAGAGTTGAGCTGGGTATAAACCCATAGCTCCAGTCCCGCAGCAATGTGGAGCCACTCTCACTCCATGCCTTAACCCTCTTTGGAGCCTAAAATGCTACTGCCCAGCTGAATtggaggcagaggaaggagggggttTCCTCAGTGGTAACTGGAGAACTCCAaaatctctgccccctccctgcccccgttCTCTCCTTAGCTGAGCCAGGACCTCTGGAAGAGAGAGAACGTGCCTGCGCCCCAGGGTTGCCTGGCACAGTGTTGCAAAGCGGGTATCAGCAGTGGCACAGTGCCCATAGTAACCTGTGGGATCGGGTACCCACAGGGCACGGGAACCTGGTGCCTGCTCCATATTCATCCAAGTGGAACAGGAGAGAgagcagcccccggccccagagCAACCAGGCAGCCCCCGGGAGGACACCAACAGGCAAAGCAGCGCTCAAACCCGTGTCCCCAACCCCCCGGGGGAGCCCCTACCCCAAGGCAACCGGCTAGTCAGGGGACACCCGTGTGTCTCCCTCCAGCCAGAACTCCCCTCCTGGTCtggagagcccagccctgccctgtcctgctcaCAGCAATTTCTCTTCTGACCAAATCAACATATATCCTGGCAGAAATCCCTATTCAAACCAAAAATTTCCCCCATAGCTGGAGCAGGCAAGGCCAGATGGGTtcagctaggcagcaggcagggccatGGCTGGTGATAAGACAAATCACGACAGGCTTCTACTTCCTTGTCCCTCCTGGTCCCGGGGAGCCCAGAGACAGAGACGTTTCCAAATAGAGGTGAAGAGCCAGGAGAGGTGCAGCCTACCTGAGGGGACGCACTGGGGCTGGTCCTAGCAGGGGACGGCAGAGTCTTCAGCAGCAGAAGTCATAGCCAGATGCCCCAGTGCCGTCTCCCAGCCGTGTGATGCTCTCCCCAGTGCCCGGTGCTGTACTCTGATAAAGGCTCCGGGCAGTCACATGAGACAAGGAAGGAGGAAACAACAGCCTTCATTTCACTTTCACTCTGACTGCTCATTTGGGGCCTTGATTACAACTGgaagctggctccccactgcccagccagcttaGAAACCCAAATGGTTTTTCTCTCTTGTGGCCTAAAAGCAGCCAAAGATTTAAAGACAGGATATTTTTCAAAGAAGGGATGGGTGCAaaacagcccctgctgctccccccacccatctCTGGGTGTGAGGTTTTGACCACACTGAGAGTAACACCTAGAAACCTCAGCTGAAATCTGGGCCTGAGTGCGCATGGTGCTCTATGTGGGCCACGCAGACGGCCTGGCTGCAGAAATGAGGCACGCAGCTCAGGGAACAAAGGCGCTGAGAGACAAAGGTGACAGAGCAAGTCAGTGACAGGCAGGGAGAAAACTGAGGTGCCCGACTGCCGGTGCCCCTGTACTGCTGCTCAAGTACAAATGGGACTTTTTCTATGTTGGcatctggagggtagggctaggatgcagagtgacctagacaaattggaggattgggccaaaagaaatctcatgcggttcaacaaggacaagggcaaagtcctgcacttaggacggaagaagcccatgcaccagtacaggctgggggctgactgcctgggctccagctctgcagagaaggacgtGGGGGTGACATtggacaatcagctgaatatgagccagcagggtgcccttgttaccaagaaggccaatggcaccctgggctgcgttggtagatatgttgccagtaggtcaaaggaagggattcttcccctgtatttggcactggggaggccacatctggagtcctgtgtccagttatgggccccccactacagaaaggatgtggacaaattagagagtcctgtggagggcgacaaaaatggtttgggggctgggggacaggacgtgtgaggagaggctgagggaactgggctgatttagtctagaTAGGGGGAAACTAAgaggggatttagtagcagccttcagctacctgaacgaaggttcgaaagaggatggaaccggactgttctcagtgggggcacgaacaaggagcaactgtctcaagttgcagcaaggcaagctgAGGTTAGATATTTGGCTGACTTTTCTCATGAgtagggtggtaaaacactggaataggttacccagagaggtgctggagtctccatcctcggaggttttcaagaccaggatagacaaagccttggctgggatgatctagtcagggatggtcctgctttgagcaggggttggactagatgcgaactccaaaggtcccttccaaccttcactTTCTATAGTTCTCTGAtctgcttccctccccaacccacaGGTTTGGTGGGACCTCACAGGGAGATGCTAAAAATGTCCCAGAGGTGAACATCATCATTAGCATATGTTATAGGGAAATGGGCCTGTCTGGGAGCTCAAGAGGGATTCAGTAATCCTGGGTGTTTTTATTTAGATATATCAATTGATCTCTCTCTgtcggtctctctctctctctttctctcttgaaaGAACATTACTTTACCAGCTGCCCTAGAAAACACACACCCCAGAACAAAATATTTCCTCTTTCTTATagttggtagggctggaagggacctgagcagatcatcaagtccggccccctgccatggcaggaaaggatgctggggtcaaacgaccctggcaaggtgattatctagcctcattttgaagacccccagggtaggagcgagcaccacttcccttggaagttggttccagctcctaacCACCCTGAcactgaagtagcgcctcctgatgtctagcctgaacctactctcaatcaacttgtggccgttattccgtgttactcctggtagtgcttgggggaacagggactctctcgtTCCCCACAGGTCCCCCGGGTAattttatagacggccaccagatcccttctcaggcttctcttgtggaggctgaacagttcaggtcccgtagcctctcctcgtagggcctgccttgctgccccctgaccatgcaagtggccctcctctgcaccctctcaatgctggccacatccctcctgaagtgcggcgcccagaactggatgctgtactccaactgcagcctgaccaatgttgcatagagggggaggatcacctccttggccctgcttgagatgcatctgtggatgcatgcaaggtatggttggccttcctgaccgcgtccccacactgtcggcccatattcatcttggaatcaataatgactccaagatccttctctgcctctgcactgacgtgtagggagttccccagcctgtaggtctgctgctggttcttccctcccaggtgcagcaccttgcacttgtcagcattgaatcccatcctgttctcatctgcccacccctgtaacctgtccagatgtagttgtagcctgtccctcccttctagtgtgcccacctctcgccacatcttagcgtcatccgcgaatttgaacaaggtgcttttcacctcctcgtccaagtcgctgataaggatgttgaatagtacaggcccgaggaccgagccctgggggaccccactgcctacatccctccaggtcaaaaatgacccgtccaccaccgctctctgggtgcggccctccagccaatttgcgacccatctgactgtgtaggcatcaacgccacagtcgcctaattttctaatgagaatggagtgagagactgtgtcaaaggccttcctaaagtacagaaagactatgtccaccatgacacctgcgtctaaggtttttgtgacctggtcataaaagacaaCAAGGTTGGTccgacaggacctgcctctaatgaacccgtgttggttgcccc
This sequence is a window from Alligator mississippiensis isolate rAllMis1 chromosome 15, rAllMis1, whole genome shotgun sequence. Protein-coding genes within it:
- the LOC132245522 gene encoding cathepsin S-like translates to MMLLPCLLLASIVVAQGQPDPTLDVHWELWKKAYDKQYRHQEEEEARRATWEQNLRLVTLHNLEHSLGMHSYELGMNHLGDMTSEEVAALLTGARVPPQPHRNATYRPAPGSHLPDAVDWRDKGCVTDVKNQGRCGSCWAFSAVGALEAQLKLKTGKLVSLSTQNLVDCTTTYGNYGCAGGYMTNAFRYIIDNNGIDSDSAYPYTAQNGTCHYDTATRAATCSRYFDLPHGDEAALKDAVANIGPVSVIIDARLPSFYFYKSGVYYDPKCTQNVNHAVLVVGYGTLNGHDYWLVKNSWGVNFGDKGYIRMLRNHGNHCGIASYGTYPKI